The window CCCTCTCGAAAAATAAGGGTTGTTGCCGCGCATGCTCATTAGTTTATCCTGCGCTTCCATACTATTGGTAGGGTACGATATCATGATCTCTTTACCACCCAAAAAGAACGGGTTAACCAACTGCCGCTCGGGCGACATCATTGTCATTCCCCAGGTTTCTTCGGCCAATGGCGGTATCGTGATCAGGTCGCGTTCTTTAATGAAGCTGATTGCATCGTTATATAATTTCACAATCAGTTCTGGCTGATGGCCTACTGGTACGTAGCTATTCTTTACTTTTTCCAGCGCTTTTTTCCAGTCGCTGCCGAAACCCATTTCCTGCGATGCCTTTAACATTTCTTTATCGCACCAGGCAAATTCTTTATTGGCCAGTTGAATCAGTTCTTCAGGCGTGTAGGGAATCATTTCGGCCTGTAACTGGCTTATCAGGGCATCGCGGCCAATGGGCACGCCTTTTATGCCGCTGCTATCTGGCTTCTGGGTTGTTATTACTTTCCCTTTGCTTAACGCTATATCGCTGTATTTGCCAAGGGCGGCATCAAGGGCTTTATAGGGCGCGGGCACCCACCATGTAAAGGCAGGATCGTACGTATTGTAAAAGCTATAAAAGTCTCTTAGGCGCCCCTTAAGGCCTGCCAGCGCTTCTTTAGTAATGCGAGCCAGTGGCATATCCAGGCTGGGAAGTTTATGATATGCCGCGGTATCGGCTTTCAATTGTTTCAGTATGGCGGTTAATTCGGTCGCCACTTTTTCGCCGTCCATAAAATCGCCGTGGCGGCGTTTCTTTTCCAGGGCGTAAATACCATCGGCACATGAAAGGTATTTGGCAACCTGGTTGTATTGTTCCTCTTCCTTTTTCAGATCGCCCAGGTCAAAGTTGATGCGTTTCTTTAGTAAAATATAATCTACTTTACCATAAATGCTCATCGATTCAAAATCGGCTTGTTGCAATTGTTTCAGATAATCGGTATCAATCTCAACCAGCCTTTTACGCTGCTCGGGCGAATTAAGCACATTCATTTTATACTCATCCTCGTTATGCTCGTTAACATAATAAGGCGAGTAAAAATCTTTAATGGCATTAACATCCTGCCCGTAACGGATGATGGTGCCCGCCATTTCGCTAGTTTGCTCGTAAAGGGCATTGTTAGCGGTAGCCGTTTGCGCCTTGCCCGCCAATGAGCAGGTTGTTAAACAAATTGCAGCAAAAAAGGTGGTGGTTGTTTTTGTGATGGTAAACACAGTTTGTTTTTTTTAGATGGTAAGTTAGCTGTTTTATTTAAAAGCTTAAAGCAAAAAGTGCAAGTCTTAAAGCTTTAAGACTGTCGAATTAATTGCCCCTGCCTGGGGTATGTTAACTTGCCGCCCTGCTCAGACTTACCAGGTTATTGTTATACGAATCGAGGTAGCCGCGGGGCGAGTTGCCTATTACAAATTTAAATACCCGGTTAAAATTGGTGATACTTTTAAAACCACATTTGTAAGCCACGGTATTAATGCTTTCAAACTTATGGGCTATCAGTTTTTTGCAGGCCTCGTTTACCCGTATCTCGTTTAAAAACGATATAAAGGTATGCCCGGTATGCTTTTTGAAATACCGGCAAAACGATTCGGGCGTCATAAAGGCTACTTTGGCAACATCCTCCAACGTTATTTGCTCGCTATAGTGTTGCATAATAAAATTGTAAATATTGCCTATCCTGATCCCCTCATTCTCGGTAATGCCGGGCAGGTTGCCATAGGTTGATAAAGGGTCGAGCTTAACTTTCATATTCACCAACGCCTTAAGCAAGGCAAAAAACTGAACAAGCTGATCTGTGCCACCTGCGTTTCGTAAAGCTATCATGGTTTGCGACACCTTATCAGAAGCACTGTGAGGTAATTTAAAACCCTGCTGGTGTTGCTGCAAAAACATCTTGCTCGATTTTAGCTCTGGTAAATCAAACAAGGGGGCTAAGGTTCCTTCGGGATTAAAAAAAATAGATATGGCCTCAATCTGTTTATCGCCGCCGTTTACAAAATATTCGGGGTTGCTTTTAAACACATGGGGTAAATTGGCGCCCAGTAAAAAAATATCGCCCGATGAATAATCGTGCATGTTGTTGCCGGCAATCAGGGTTCCTTCTCCTTTCTGGATCCAGGTAATCTGTATTTCTTTATGGCGGTGCAAATAAGGATAATGGTATGGAAGAGAAACTTTTTCTGCTATCACACTCTTATCATGGGGTACAGGGATAGTAAATTGTAAAACTTTCATATGAACGATTGTTAATGTTCCCTGAATTTACAATTACTTAACTCTAAAAACCAACAATTGCCCCCAAACGGATAAAATGCTGCTACCATCTGTTAATTTCATGCAGATGGAGCGGTTAAAACCGTAACCATTTATGCCTTTTTGGGCCATTTCAGCAACAATATTAAATGTTATTTATACAATAATAAATCACTCATTACAACTATCAATCATGTGTTTACGCGCATTATTTTACAAGTTAATTGTACCGGGAACAATTAAAATAAATTTGACGGAAACGACCGCTTTTGGGAAGAATTTTAAAAAAAGGTCAGGCATTTTTGATAACCCTCCCCCCCCCAAAAAATCCCCAGGCAAAAAAAACACCCGCATCCTGTTAGGGAATACGGGTGTAATAGTATGCTATCAATAAGGGGTTGTGCAAATTATTTAACGTCCCACCAAAGCCTGTCTGTAAGCTTAGCTGTTTGCTGTGGCTGTGGATTTGATGTTATTTCGGCCTGTGGATATAATACCCTACGTGGTATAGCCGATAGCGCGTTTGGCACTGACGGCAAAACAGGATATCCGGTGCGCCGGTAGTCGGTAAAATTTTCCAGTGAAAGGAAGTTGGCTATACCCTTTTCTTCAATGATCAACTGTTCGGCATTGCTGGCGGTTAGCGCTCTTGAGGCCAGGTAAGTATTGGCATCAGCAGTACTTACGCCAAGTTTTGTCATGTGCGATAAAACCGCGCTTTGGTAAACAGGGGTTGCGCTTGCGTAGCCCGATGTTATTAGTGTAGCCTCGGCCTTTAAAAACAATGCTTCAGAATAATTTACAATATAGTTGGTGGCACCTGTTGCACCATAAAAATCGCCGGGGCGCGAGTAATCCTCCAGCTGGCCAATGGTATTTAAGCCCTGCCCCAGGCCGGTATACAGGCCTGTTGCTGTAGCAGGGGCTACCATAGCACTCAGGCGCGGATCGCTACGGGTTGCGAAACCATTAACAAAGGCACTTCCCAACACAACTGTGCTGGCCGATATGAAGTTTTGCTGCCATGGATTTTCGCCGCCAGCTGCACCCGTGTAGGCCATTTTTAAATCGTCATCGTTTGATTGCATGCCTTTTGTCAATGCGGTAAGTGCCAACTGGGCCTGCGCCGCAGCCGTGTAGCCGGGTGCTTTTGTTAAGTGCATGTAATAACGGGCTTTTAGGGTGTAGGCCAGCTTTGTCCATTTACTCATATCGCCCGCGTAAAAAAAGTCGTCGCCAGATGGGCTTACGGTACCGTTTTTGGCAATATCGGCAATACCGGCATCCAGTAAACTTTGTATCTGGGTATAAATATCTTTTTGGGCATCATATACCGGTGTAAAGTTGGAGCTTCCTTTAAACGCCTGCGAATAAGGCATATCTCCCCAAAGGTCGGTACCTGTACCCAGGCAGTATGCGGTTAGTATTTTAGCTATACCTGCATAATTTGATTTACCATCGGCCGTAGCTTTTTTATTTAGCGTTGCCAGGTTATTTAAGCAGGTTACGTAAAGGTTGGTCCAATCGCCATCCATATCCGAGTTATACATCAGGTAAGTGCCCGCGTTTGGCGCCACCTGGTTAAGGGCAGCCACCTGCATATATTCCTGCACAATTACGGCCACGTTGCCCGCATACAGGCTTGACGATATATCCAGTTCAACCGGCGCCAGGATCTGGGCTTCGGCCACATCAATAGGTTGATTTGGGTTTTGATTTACGTCGATATACTTTTTACACCCCGAAGCACTTATCAGGGTACATGATATTAAAATCATTGATATTTTTTTCATGATACTTTTTTGTTTGATAAATGAATTAAAGTGAGAATTTTAAGCTAAAGTCGATAGAACGGGAAGTTGGGGTAGAGAAGGAGTAAATACCCTGCGACCCGTTTGATGCGCCAAATGAGCTTACTTCCGGATCGCCGCCGGTAAAGTGCGGCGCATAAATCCACAGGTTACGACCTGTTACACTAAAATTAAGCGATTTAAAAGGCGTGCTTTTTAACCACACTGGTTTTACGGTATAGCCCACGCTCACATTCCTCAATTTAATATAAGTACCATCCTGTATTACCGATTCGGTGATACCATTTAACCGTTGGTAATAAGCCTGGCCGGTAACAGATATGGTATTTGGCTGCCCGGTTGATTCAATAATGCCGGGAACAACCCTTGGCGCTCTATTTTCGGTAATTTTCGGCGTTCCGTAAAAATATCCGTACCCATCCACATTATTCTGAATATCGCCCCCTTTTTTCACATCAAAAAAGAAACTAAGGTTAAACTGCTTGTACCGGATATTATTGGTAATCCCGCCCGTCCAGTCGGGGTTGGTATTCCCTATAATGCCTTGCGAACTGGTTGGCAAACCAGCATCGTCAAGTAACAGTTGTCCCTGCGCGTTGCGGGCATAGCTGGTGCCGTATATTATTCCGTAAGGCTGGCCTACAATAAGCGAGGTAAAACCGTTGCCCAGCTGTTTCAGGTCGCCATACAGGTTTAATACCTTGTTGCGGGTACGGGTAAAGTTCATGGTCATTGTCCAGTTAAAGTCCCTGGTTTTAACAGGCACTACGGTAAGCAATAACTCAATACCCTTATTTTGCATTACGCCGGTATTTACAGTTGTACCGCTATAGCCGGTTGAAGGGGCTATACTTACTCCCGGAATAATACCATCCACAGTTTTCTTGGCAAAATATGATGCCTCCAAACTTATCCTGTTGTTAAAAAAGCCCGTTTCAAACCCCGCTTCAAACTCGTTTATCCTTTCATTTTTCAGGAAAGGGTTACCCAAAGTTGAGCTTAGTAAAAATCCTGATTGGCCCTGGTAAGGAAAGGTGATATTACGAATGGTTTGGCTGTAATACGGCGTAGTAAGCGAATATGCGCCCACATTACTGCTACCAACTGTAGCATATGAAACCCTGAATTTGCCCAGGTTCATCACATCCTGGAAATCTTTAGAGAAAAACTCCGAAAATATGAAGCTGGCAGCTGCCGATCCGTAAGGATAAAAATTATGGGTTGTTGACAATACCGAGCTTCCATCATACCTGCCGGTGAGGGAAAGTACCAGGAACTTTTTATAATCGATGTTGGTTTGCAGGTAAAATCCTATCCTGCGCACCAATGCATGGCTTTCAGAATAACTTACCGTAGATGCCGAACTGATGTTATCTAAATCGGCTACTGCAAGCCCCAGGCCATTGGCATAAGAGTCTTCGGTATATTGCGAAAAAATATTGTTCCCTAAAATACCATCGATATTAAAATCGCCAAACCGGTGGTTGGCACTGATAATCAAATCGTTATTAATTTGCCTAAAATTGGCGTTGTTAACCACAATACGGCCATTGGGGTTTGATACCGAATTGGCAGATTCATGGTATTTATCCTGCTCAACATACACGTCGGCACCAAAACGCTCGGTTATGGTAAGCCATTTTAAAGGTTTATAATCTGCCGTAAAGGTTGGCATAAAGCGGTTTACGCCCGATTTGTTGGAGATGTTATCAAGTACCCAGTAAGGGTTGTTCCTGGAGTAGCGGTACAAACGTTGTGTTCCGTCGGCATTCTCGTAAGGCAACAGGTTGTATGATATGGGGGCGGTAAAAATTGTCCACACCGGGCTCTCTAATGCATAGCCTTCGGGCAGCCTGTCGTTTTGCGAATTGGAATAATTTAACTGGAAAGTGGTAGTCAGGTTTGGCAGAATCTTTGCACCATATTTGGCAAATAACGAATTACGTACAAAAGAGGTGGTTGGTACCGTACCCTGTTGATTAAAATTGGAGTATGATATATAATAGTTTGATGCTTCGCCGCCACCATTAATGCTCACTACGTTGTTATAGGTATGCCCGGTTTTAAAAAACAAATCGGCTTGATTATATTTTTTTGCAGGCTGGCCGTTTATTTTCAGGGTGTCCATTAACGGGCCCCATGAAGTACTGGTTTTAAGGGTTGTGCCGTCATAAAATTTTCCATTTGTACCTTGCGCATACTTGCTTTGTATTTGCGGCAGCAACGGATTTTCGGACGAAAAATCGGACGAAAAGCTAACAGAAGCTTTTTTGTTTCCCGACCCTGTTTTAGTGGTAATGATAATTACCCCATTGGCACCTAACGAACCATATAACGCAGTAGCAGCGGCACCTTTTAAAACGTTAATACTTTCAATAATGTTAGGGTCAAGGTCGGCAATCCTGCTTGTACCAGGGCCGGAGTTAAGGTTACCTGTTTCGCTGTTATCCACCGGAATACCGTCTAACACCATTAAAGCGTTGTTATCGCCATAAAATGACGATGCCCCACGAACTACAATACGCACAGAACTACCCGGATTACCCGACGAACTGGTGATTTGTACACCCGATACTTTGCCGGCAATATCATTAACAATGTTGGGGTCTTTTCCCTGCACAAGGTCGGTGCCTTTAATTTCCTGGCTACTGTAGGTTAACACCCTTTTATCGCGTTTTATACCAAGCGCGGTAACCACAACTTCGCTAATCGCCTTGTTATCCTCAGGCAAAACAACATTAATCTCGGTTTCGCCGGTAAGCTTAATTTCCTTGGGGATGTACCCAATGGCCGAAAATACAAGTGTGCCTGTACCCGGGTAATTAATGCTAAACGCACCATTAATATTGGTACTAACACCTTTATTGGTGCCTTTTAACCTGACAGTGACACCCGGGAGGGGTAAGCCTTTATCGTCAGATACTTTTCCTTTTACGGTAACTGTTTGGGCATTAGCGTTAATGCAAAATACAAACAGTGTTACTAAAGGCAAAATGAACTTTTTTAGTAATTGTTTCAACTTCATAAATTAAAGTTTTGGGGTTAAAATCTATTTATCTACAACCTGATTTTCAGATATGTAAATCTATTTGCCCCCAACACTGCATTTTTTACAAAATTTTGCCAAAGCTGCCCATATATTAACTCTCTTGTTACAATGGCATTAATAAATTGTAATTATTGCATAAAGTCCGCCAATTAAGGCTATTTTACTATTAAAATTAATAAAACCCCAAAAATGTTAACGTCACGTAAAAAGGGCTAATATCCGGCTAAAACCTGCCAATTATTATCCATAAACATTCATTTCATCCGGGTAATTTTATAAATTGAATTTATAGTATTAACCTTATGCTAATGTTTGTAAACAAGTATTTTAAAATAAGCTGCTGCGCCTTTGCCTGTTTTATTGCTGCCGAAAAAACGCAGGCGCAATCTTATGTACCCGAGTGGAACGATACGCGCTTTAAAGTAAAACCCATTGTGCCGGTAAAAGCCTATAGCTTCGACTTAAAGGATGTACAACTTTTAGAAAGTCCCTTTAAAAAGGCTATGCAGGTTGATGCGGCTTATTTATTAACTATCGAGCCCGATCGTTTACTTTCAGGCTTCCGCTCGCACTCGGGCTTACAGCCTAAAGGGAAAATATACGATGGCTGGGAAAATTCTGGCCTGGCCGGGCATACTTTAGGCCATTACCTATCGGCCATTGCCATGCACTACGCATCAACCCGCGACCCGGAGTTTTTAAAACGGTCAAATTATATAGTTAGCCAGTTGAACGAGTGTCAGGTTGCGCGCAAAACCGGTTATGTAGGCGCTATACCTAAAGAAGATACCATTTGGGCAGAAGTAGCCAAAGGCGACATCCGCTCGCGTGGGTTTGATTTAAATGGGGGCTGGTCGCCGTGGTATACGGTACATAAGGTTATGGCCGGGCTTTTGGATGCCTATTTATATACCAACAATACACAGGCGCTTAAAATATGCCAGGGCATGGCCAACTGGACAGGCGAAACCATCAAAAACCTTGACGACGACAAGCTGCAAAAAATGCTGCTTTGCGAGTATGGCGGTATGGCCGAAACCCTGACTAACTTATACGCCATAACCGGCGACAAAAAATACCTCGATCTGTCGTACAAGTTTTATGACAAGCGCATATTAGATCCGCTTGCCCAAAAGGACGATATATTGCCCGGCAAGCACTCTAACACCCAGATACCTAAAATAATAGCCAGCGCCCGCAGGTATGAACTTACCGGCGATGTAAAGGACAAAGCCATAGCCGATTTCTTTTGGGAAACCGTAACCGGCTTTCACTCCTACGCCACTGGTGGTAATAGTAACTATGAATACCTTACCGAACCGGGTAAACTAAATGACAAGCTTACCGAAAACACCACCGAAACCTGCAACACCTATAATATGCTAAAGCTTACCCGTCATTTATTTGCGGTTGAGCCTTCGGCAAGGTTGATGGATTATTACGAAAAGGGTTTGTACAACCACATCCTGGCATCGCAAAACCACGAAACAGGCGGGGTATGTTATTTTGTGCCGCTGCGCATGGGCGGTAAAAAAAGCTACAGTACACCCTTTGATGATTTTACCTGCTGCGTAGGCTCGGGTATGGAAAACCATGTAAAGTATAACGAAAGTATTTATTTCAGAGGGGCCGATGGCAGTGTTTATATCAACCTGTTCATTCCATCAATATTAAACTGG is drawn from Mucilaginibacter ginsenosidivorax and contains these coding sequences:
- a CDS encoding SusC/RagA family TonB-linked outer membrane protein, which codes for MKLKQLLKKFILPLVTLFVFCINANAQTVTVKGKVSDDKGLPLPGVTVRLKGTNKGVSTNINGAFSINYPGTGTLVFSAIGYIPKEIKLTGETEINVVLPEDNKAISEVVVTALGIKRDKRVLTYSSQEIKGTDLVQGKDPNIVNDIAGKVSGVQITSSSGNPGSSVRIVVRGASSFYGDNNALMVLDGIPVDNSETGNLNSGPGTSRIADLDPNIIESINVLKGAAATALYGSLGANGVIIITTKTGSGNKKASVSFSSDFSSENPLLPQIQSKYAQGTNGKFYDGTTLKTSTSWGPLMDTLKINGQPAKKYNQADLFFKTGHTYNNVVSINGGGEASNYYISYSNFNQQGTVPTTSFVRNSLFAKYGAKILPNLTTTFQLNYSNSQNDRLPEGYALESPVWTIFTAPISYNLLPYENADGTQRLYRYSRNNPYWVLDNISNKSGVNRFMPTFTADYKPLKWLTITERFGADVYVEQDKYHESANSVSNPNGRIVVNNANFRQINNDLIISANHRFGDFNIDGILGNNIFSQYTEDSYANGLGLAVADLDNISSASTVSYSESHALVRRIGFYLQTNIDYKKFLVLSLTGRYDGSSVLSTTHNFYPYGSAAASFIFSEFFSKDFQDVMNLGKFRVSYATVGSSNVGAYSLTTPYYSQTIRNITFPYQGQSGFLLSSTLGNPFLKNERINEFEAGFETGFFNNRISLEASYFAKKTVDGIIPGVSIAPSTGYSGTTVNTGVMQNKGIELLLTVVPVKTRDFNWTMTMNFTRTRNKVLNLYGDLKQLGNGFTSLIVGQPYGIIYGTSYARNAQGQLLLDDAGLPTSSQGIIGNTNPDWTGGITNNIRYKQFNLSFFFDVKKGGDIQNNVDGYGYFYGTPKITENRAPRVVPGIIESTGQPNTISVTGQAYYQRLNGITESVIQDGTYIKLRNVSVGYTVKPVWLKSTPFKSLNFSVTGRNLWIYAPHFTGGDPEVSSFGASNGSQGIYSFSTPTSRSIDFSLKFSL
- a CDS encoding DUF885 family protein; translation: MFTITKTTTTFFAAICLTTCSLAGKAQTATANNALYEQTSEMAGTIIRYGQDVNAIKDFYSPYYVNEHNEDEYKMNVLNSPEQRKRLVEIDTDYLKQLQQADFESMSIYGKVDYILLKKRINFDLGDLKKEEEQYNQVAKYLSCADGIYALEKKRRHGDFMDGEKVATELTAILKQLKADTAAYHKLPSLDMPLARITKEALAGLKGRLRDFYSFYNTYDPAFTWWVPAPYKALDAALGKYSDIALSKGKVITTQKPDSSGIKGVPIGRDALISQLQAEMIPYTPEELIQLANKEFAWCDKEMLKASQEMGFGSDWKKALEKVKNSYVPVGHQPELIVKLYNDAISFIKERDLITIPPLAEETWGMTMMSPERQLVNPFFLGGKEIMISYPTNSMEAQDKLMSMRGNNPYFSRGTVQHELIPGHNLQYFMNSRYKAYRQDFVTPFGVEGWSLYWELLLYDKGFAKTPEERVGMLFWRMHRCARIIFSLNYHLGKWTPQQCIDFLIDRVGHEKANAAGEVRRSFEGGYSPLYQVAYLLGGLQIMELKKEMVDSGKMSYKQFHDTFMKQNLIPIEMMRATFINQPLTRDFTTSWKFYDFNK
- a CDS encoding AraC family transcriptional regulator, whose amino-acid sequence is MKVLQFTIPVPHDKSVIAEKVSLPYHYPYLHRHKEIQITWIQKGEGTLIAGNNMHDYSSGDIFLLGANLPHVFKSNPEYFVNGGDKQIEAISIFFNPEGTLAPLFDLPELKSSKMFLQQHQQGFKLPHSASDKVSQTMIALRNAGGTDQLVQFFALLKALVNMKVKLDPLSTYGNLPGITENEGIRIGNIYNFIMQHYSEQITLEDVAKVAFMTPESFCRYFKKHTGHTFISFLNEIRVNEACKKLIAHKFESINTVAYKCGFKSITNFNRVFKFVIGNSPRGYLDSYNNNLVSLSRAAS
- a CDS encoding SusD/RagB family nutrient-binding outer membrane lipoprotein — protein: MKKISMILISCTLISASGCKKYIDVNQNPNQPIDVAEAQILAPVELDISSSLYAGNVAVIVQEYMQVAALNQVAPNAGTYLMYNSDMDGDWTNLYVTCLNNLATLNKKATADGKSNYAGIAKILTAYCLGTGTDLWGDMPYSQAFKGSSNFTPVYDAQKDIYTQIQSLLDAGIADIAKNGTVSPSGDDFFYAGDMSKWTKLAYTLKARYYMHLTKAPGYTAAAQAQLALTALTKGMQSNDDDLKMAYTGAAGGENPWQQNFISASTVVLGSAFVNGFATRSDPRLSAMVAPATATGLYTGLGQGLNTIGQLEDYSRPGDFYGATGATNYIVNYSEALFLKAEATLITSGYASATPVYQSAVLSHMTKLGVSTADANTYLASRALTASNAEQLIIEEKGIANFLSLENFTDYRRTGYPVLPSVPNALSAIPRRVLYPQAEITSNPQPQQTAKLTDRLWWDVK
- a CDS encoding glycoside hydrolase family 127 protein, with the protein product MLMFVNKYFKISCCAFACFIAAEKTQAQSYVPEWNDTRFKVKPIVPVKAYSFDLKDVQLLESPFKKAMQVDAAYLLTIEPDRLLSGFRSHSGLQPKGKIYDGWENSGLAGHTLGHYLSAIAMHYASTRDPEFLKRSNYIVSQLNECQVARKTGYVGAIPKEDTIWAEVAKGDIRSRGFDLNGGWSPWYTVHKVMAGLLDAYLYTNNTQALKICQGMANWTGETIKNLDDDKLQKMLLCEYGGMAETLTNLYAITGDKKYLDLSYKFYDKRILDPLAQKDDILPGKHSNTQIPKIIASARRYELTGDVKDKAIADFFWETVTGFHSYATGGNSNYEYLTEPGKLNDKLTENTTETCNTYNMLKLTRHLFAVEPSARLMDYYEKGLYNHILASQNHETGGVCYFVPLRMGGKKSYSTPFDDFTCCVGSGMENHVKYNESIYFRGADGSVYINLFIPSILNWKQKGLSIKQEGNLPSADQMAYTITLAKPATFAIRIRKPKWTTNPAISINGKAQQLNPDAEGYFVLNRKWVNNDKITFTTPESLYTEAMPDNANRRAIFYGPVLLAGVLGNTEPDPLKGVPVFVTSETDPNKWLQMVDKTQLSFRTDNVSKPVEVKLIPFNQTKDEYYSVYWDVFTPDAWVVQQKAYDEQKKKQQELEAHTTDVLRIGEMQPERDHNFAGENTTTGEDHQKKWRSTENGGYFTYDMKVDTSTQNTLINTYWGMDNRGRTFDIMIDGTKVATEDLNKYKESRFYDISYLIPIELTKGKQKVSVKLLPKKDNSAGPVYGSRMVKN